One bacterium genomic region harbors:
- the groL gene encoding chaperonin GroEL (60 kDa chaperone family; promotes refolding of misfolded polypeptides especially under stressful conditions; forms two stacked rings of heptamers to form a barrel-shaped 14mer; ends can be capped by GroES; misfolded proteins enter the barrel where they are refolded when GroES binds) translates to MAKMIEYGSDARQALKSGVDQLAEAVKVTLGPKGRNVVIEKKFGSQTVTKDGVTVAKEVELEDPLENLGAQMVKEVASKTSDIAGDGTTTATVLAQRIFGEGMRNVTAGANPMELKRGVDESVRAVVGYIGQISKEITGRKEIAQVAAISANNDKIIGELIADAMEKVGKDGVITVEEAKTIETTMDVVEGMQFDRGYLSPYFVTDAENMEAVLENPAILIHDKKISAMKDLLPVLEKVAQMGRSLLIIAEDIEGEALATLVVNKLKGTLKVAAVKAPGFGDRRKAMLEDIAILTGGQVISEETGFKLENATTEDLGTAKRVKIDKDNTTIVEGAGDTKDIQARISQIKKQIEATTSDYDREKLQERLAKLSGGVAVLNVGAATEVELKEKKARVEDALHATRAAVEEGVVPGGGLALLRSIPALDKLKLKGDQKIGMEIIRRALEEPVRQIANNAGLEGSVIVEKLKNEEGNMGFNALTEKYEDLMATGVIDPKKVVRIALENAASVASLMLTTEAVIVEKPEENKAPEMPAMPPGGMY, encoded by the coding sequence ATGGCAAAGATGATTGAATATGGCTCTGATGCCAGGCAAGCTCTGAAAAGCGGAGTTGATCAGCTGGCAGAGGCAGTAAAAGTTACTCTCGGCCCCAAAGGCCGTAATGTTGTTATTGAGAAGAAGTTCGGATCCCAGACAGTGACAAAGGATGGCGTCACCGTTGCAAAAGAGGTTGAGCTTGAAGATCCTCTTGAAAATCTCGGAGCACAGATGGTTAAAGAAGTTGCTTCAAAAACCAGTGATATTGCAGGAGACGGAACTACAACAGCAACTGTACTCGCACAGAGAATTTTCGGTGAAGGAATGCGCAATGTAACAGCAGGCGCAAATCCTATGGAGCTTAAAAGAGGCGTTGATGAGAGTGTCCGTGCTGTTGTCGGATATATAGGACAAATCAGTAAAGAGATTACAGGAAGAAAAGAGATCGCACAGGTTGCTGCAATTTCTGCAAATAATGACAAAATAATTGGTGAATTGATTGCAGATGCAATGGAAAAAGTCGGCAAAGACGGTGTAATTACAGTTGAAGAAGCAAAGACAATTGAAACAACAATGGATGTTGTAGAGGGTATGCAGTTTGACCGCGGCTATCTTTCACCCTACTTTGTAACAGATGCCGAGAATATGGAAGCAGTACTTGAAAATCCTGCTATTCTGATTCACGATAAAAAGATCAGTGCAATGAAAGACCTGCTTCCCGTCCTTGAGAAGGTCGCACAAATGGGAAGATCTCTTTTGATTATTGCCGAAGACATTGAAGGCGAAGCGCTTGCAACTCTCGTAGTAAACAAACTTAAGGGAACTCTGAAAGTTGCTGCTGTCAAGGCTCCTGGTTTTGGTGACCGCAGAAAGGCGATGCTTGAAGACATAGCAATTCTGACAGGCGGCCAGGTGATTTCCGAAGAGACAGGATTCAAACTTGAGAATGCAACAACAGAGGATCTCGGAACTGCAAAGCGTGTAAAAATTGATAAAGATAATACAACGATTGTTGAAGGTGCCGGTGATACCAAAGATATTCAGGCACGTATTTCTCAGATCAAAAAGCAGATTGAGGCAACAACATCTGATTATGACAGAGAAAAACTTCAGGAGAGGCTTGCAAAGCTTTCCGGCGGAGTTGCAGTACTTAATGTCGGCGCAGCTACAGAGGTTGAACTTAAAGAGAAAAAGGCCCGTGTTGAAGATGCTCTTCATGCAACCCGTGCTGCAGTTGAAGAAGGTGTTGTACCCGGAGGCGGACTTGCATTGCTGCGTTCAATCCCTGCTCTTGACAAACTGAAGCTTAAAGGTGACCAAAAGATCGGAATGGAAATTATAAGAAGAGCTCTTGAAGAGCCGGTTCGTCAGATCGCTAATAATGCAGGGCTTGAGGGTTCTGTTATTGTTGAGAAACTGAAGAATGAAGAGGGCAACATGGGGTTCAATGCGCTTACAGAGAAGTATGAAGACCTTATGGCGACAGGCGTGATTGATCCTAAAAAAGTTGTAAGGATTGCTCTTGAAAATGCAGCAAGCGTTGCAAGCCTTATGCTTACAACAGAGGCTGTGATTGTTGAAAAGCCGGAGGAAAACAAGGCACCTGAGATGCCTGCAATGCCTCCCGGCGGAATGTATTAA
- the groES gene encoding co-chaperone GroES has translation MNIKPLSDRLVVKPSSAEDKVQGGIIIPDTAKEKPQRGEVVAVGPGKVADSGKAIPLSVKKGDTVLYGKYSGTEITIDNEEYLIVRESDILAIV, from the coding sequence ATGAACATTAAGCCGTTATCCGATCGCTTGGTTGTAAAACCTTCCTCTGCAGAAGATAAAGTGCAGGGTGGAATAATTATTCCTGATACTGCAAAGGAAAAACCCCAGAGGGGCGAAGTTGTTGCAGTTGGCCCGGGAAAAGTTGCTGACTCCGGTAAAGCAATTCCCCTGTCAGTAAAAAAAGGGGATACAGTACTTTACGGTAAGTATTCCGGTACTGAAATTACTATTGATAATGAGGAGTATCTTATTGTTCGTGAGAGTGATATTCTTGCAATAGTATAG
- a CDS encoding T9SS type A sorting domain-containing protein, which translates to YPNPFNQSTTIKYFIPSGKIIKEPASLKIYNILGQELTVIENLDILPGVHVLHFNSRNLGSGVYFYSFVLDDLVLIKKFIVMD; encoded by the coding sequence TATCCGAATCCTTTTAATCAAAGTACAACAATCAAGTATTTTATCCCGTCAGGAAAGATAATAAAAGAACCTGCCAGCCTTAAAATATATAATATTCTTGGTCAAGAATTGACCGTTATTGAAAATTTAGATATATTGCCAGGTGTCCATGTTTTGCATTTTAACAGCAGAAATCTGGGAAGTGGTGTATATTTTTACTCGTTTGTCTTGGATGATTTGGTTTTAATAAAAAAGTTTATTGTAATGGATTAG